The Leifsonia williamsii genome includes a region encoding these proteins:
- a CDS encoding cysteine desulfurase family protein — protein sequence MTAPLYLDAAATSAVRREVLEAMWPYLTGDFGNPSSHHGYGESAARALADARATVAAWLGCRASEVVFTSGGTEADNLALKGIALGAVAADPDRGRHIVTTPIEHEAVLASVDYLVRRHGFEATMVPVGRDGLVDPADFSAALRPGTTLASVMLANNEVGTVQPVAELARIAHDNGTPLHTDAVQAAGWLPLDVRALGVDALSVSGHKLGAPKGIGALFVRSRLPLEPVLHGGGQERGRRSGTENVAGAVALATAARLSMAGQERAAAAAAAARDAFIAAVLTEAPDAQLTGHPAARLPGTASFVFPGTNGEAVLLELERRGIVSSSGSACAAGSEEASHVLLALGYDEELARTAVRFSWGSEVTAGQLAAVAPAVGEAVRTVRGLAG from the coding sequence ATGACCGCCCCGCTCTACCTCGACGCCGCCGCCACCTCCGCCGTGCGGCGGGAGGTGCTGGAGGCGATGTGGCCGTACCTGACCGGCGACTTCGGCAACCCCTCCAGCCACCACGGCTACGGCGAGTCGGCGGCGCGGGCGCTGGCCGACGCCCGCGCGACCGTCGCCGCGTGGCTCGGCTGCCGCGCGTCCGAGGTCGTGTTCACCTCGGGCGGCACGGAGGCCGACAACCTCGCCCTCAAGGGCATCGCTCTCGGGGCGGTCGCAGCGGACCCCGACCGTGGGCGGCACATCGTGACAACGCCGATCGAGCACGAGGCGGTGCTCGCCTCCGTCGACTACCTCGTCCGCCGGCACGGATTCGAGGCCACGATGGTCCCGGTCGGGAGGGACGGGCTGGTCGACCCCGCGGACTTCAGCGCGGCCCTGCGCCCCGGCACGACGCTCGCCAGCGTCATGCTCGCCAACAACGAGGTCGGCACTGTGCAGCCCGTCGCGGAGCTGGCGCGCATCGCGCACGACAACGGCACGCCCCTCCACACCGACGCGGTCCAGGCGGCCGGCTGGCTGCCGCTCGACGTGCGCGCGCTCGGTGTGGACGCGCTGAGCGTCTCCGGCCACAAGCTCGGTGCGCCCAAGGGCATCGGGGCGCTGTTCGTCCGCAGCCGCCTCCCGCTCGAACCGGTGCTCCACGGCGGCGGCCAGGAGCGTGGGCGGCGCTCGGGGACCGAGAACGTCGCCGGGGCGGTGGCGCTGGCCACCGCTGCACGGCTGTCGATGGCCGGCCAGGAGCGCGCTGCGGCGGCGGCCGCGGCGGCTCGCGACGCCTTCATCGCAGCGGTGCTCACGGAGGCGCCCGACGCGCAGCTCACGGGGCACCCGGCCGCTCGCCTGCCCGGCACCGCCTCCTTCGTCTTCCCCGGGACCAACGGGGAGGCGGTGCTGCTGGAGCTGGAGCGCCGCGGCATCGTCTCGTCCAGCGGCTCGGCGTGCGCGGCGGGCAGCGAGGAGGCCTCCCACGTGCTGCTCGCGCTGGGGTACGACGAGGAGCTGGCCCGCACGGCGGTGCGCTTCTCGTGGGGTTCGGAGGTGACGGCCGGGCAGCTCGCGGCGGTCGCTCCCGCCGTCGGCGAGGCGGTGCGCACGGTGCGCGGGCTGGCCGGCTGA
- a CDS encoding MDR family MFS transporter has protein sequence MTLQDSPADTASVPAQTVAKPGPVIALLVVSAFVVILNETTMGVALTDIMDDLGITAATGAWLTTGFLLTMAIVIPLTGFLLSRFTIRQVFFSAMGLFATGTLIAALAPGFEVLLAGRIVQATGTGVMMPLLFTTVLTIVPPSHRGRMMGVITIVIAVAPAVGPTVSGLILQNLTWHAIFWIVLPIALLAIGLGAVWVRNVTETNPHARFDVLSVILSAFGFGGLIYGLSSIGEAASGHALMPIWIPIVVGVVALALFVLRQLQLQKVDGALLDLRVFTSRAFSLASVLVVIVMAALFGSLILIPIYLQQVLGLDVLAVGLVLLPGGVLMGAMAPVVGNLFDRFGPTPLVIPGTAIAAAALWGMATFGEGTSLVWVIAVHLALNLGLGLVFTPLLTSALGSLPQRLYPHGSAVVGTIQQVAGAAGTALFVTLMSVTIASSTSAGASPVTATADGVHVAFFIGAIVASAAVVLALFVRKPVEPVEAGGDVLTVH, from the coding sequence GTGACCCTCCAAGACTCCCCGGCCGACACCGCATCCGTTCCGGCGCAGACCGTCGCCAAGCCGGGCCCGGTCATCGCACTGCTCGTCGTCAGCGCCTTCGTCGTCATCCTCAACGAGACGACGATGGGTGTCGCGCTGACCGACATCATGGACGACCTCGGCATCACCGCGGCCACGGGCGCCTGGCTCACCACCGGCTTCCTCCTCACCATGGCGATCGTCATCCCGCTGACCGGCTTCCTGCTGAGCAGATTCACCATCCGTCAGGTGTTCTTCTCGGCCATGGGCCTCTTCGCGACCGGAACGCTCATCGCGGCGCTCGCGCCGGGCTTCGAGGTCCTGCTGGCGGGTCGCATCGTGCAGGCCACCGGCACCGGTGTGATGATGCCGCTGCTCTTCACCACGGTCCTCACGATCGTGCCGCCGAGCCACCGCGGTCGCATGATGGGCGTCATCACCATCGTCATCGCTGTCGCACCGGCCGTCGGCCCGACCGTCTCCGGTCTGATCCTCCAGAACCTGACCTGGCACGCCATCTTCTGGATCGTGCTGCCCATCGCCCTGCTCGCCATCGGGCTCGGTGCGGTGTGGGTGCGGAACGTCACCGAGACCAACCCGCATGCGCGATTCGACGTCCTGTCGGTGATCCTGTCGGCCTTCGGCTTCGGCGGACTGATCTACGGCCTCAGCAGCATCGGCGAGGCGGCATCCGGTCACGCGCTCATGCCGATCTGGATCCCGATCGTCGTGGGCGTCGTCGCGCTCGCGTTGTTCGTGCTCCGGCAGCTCCAGCTGCAGAAGGTGGACGGCGCGCTGCTCGATCTGCGCGTGTTCACGAGTCGCGCGTTCAGCCTCGCGTCGGTCCTGGTGGTCATCGTCATGGCCGCGCTGTTCGGTTCGCTGATCCTGATTCCGATCTATCTGCAGCAGGTCCTCGGTCTCGACGTCCTCGCCGTGGGCCTGGTGCTGCTTCCCGGCGGGGTGCTGATGGGCGCGATGGCGCCGGTCGTCGGCAACCTGTTCGACCGGTTCGGCCCGACTCCGCTGGTCATCCCCGGTACCGCGATCGCCGCCGCCGCGCTCTGGGGCATGGCGACGTTCGGTGAGGGCACGAGCCTCGTCTGGGTCATCGCCGTCCATCTGGCGCTGAACCTCGGCCTCGGCCTGGTCTTCACCCCGCTGCTGACGTCGGCGCTCGGCTCACTCCCGCAGCGTCTGTATCCGCACGGGAGCGCCGTCGTCGGGACCATCCAGCAGGTCGCGGGCGCCGCGGGCACCGCCCTGTTCGTCACCCTCATGTCCGTCACCATCGCTTCGTCGACGAGCGCCGGCGCAAGCCCGGTGACCGCGACGGCCGACGGTGTGCATGTGGCGTTCTTCATCGGCGCCATCGTCGCCTCGGCCGCGGTGGTGCTGGCCCTGTTCGTCCGCAAGCCGGTGGAACCCGTCGAGGCCGGCGGGGACGTCCTGACGGTTCACTGA
- a CDS encoding iron chaperone → MARGVEAGTVEEYLDRIGEPFGSALRTVRDRIAVLLPDSDQVISYRVPIFRRNGKSVVGLSATATECSLLLMSPPAAAELAGTLTEGSLSGATLHFSPEHPLSEQTLRTILAVRLRELDGGTKPKE, encoded by the coding sequence GTGGCACGCGGCGTCGAGGCGGGAACGGTCGAGGAGTACCTCGACCGCATCGGTGAGCCGTTCGGCTCGGCGCTGCGCACGGTCCGCGACCGCATCGCCGTGCTGCTGCCCGACAGCGATCAGGTCATCAGCTACCGCGTCCCGATCTTCCGTCGCAACGGGAAGAGCGTGGTCGGCCTGTCGGCGACGGCGACCGAGTGCAGCCTCCTGCTGATGAGTCCACCCGCCGCTGCGGAGCTCGCCGGCACGCTGACCGAGGGCTCGCTGTCGGGCGCGACCCTGCACTTCTCCCCCGAGCACCCGCTCAGCGAGCAGACGCTGCGCACCATCCTCGCCGTGCGGCTGCGCGAGCTCGACGGCGGGACGAAGCCGAAGGAGTGA
- a CDS encoding carboxymuconolactone decarboxylase family protein: MSVIHTPEPDEATGDVAAIYAEDVADLGYVPDYTRVMAMNPEAYRAWEQLGRTIKRSLGAHRFELVTLAAAQGTHSQHCRLAHGRKTLGLMDEGELEAVARDYRTAGLTEAEVAMMEFAERISTDSTGITDADLLHLREVGFTDREIVDITLAAAARNYFSRAIQALGAAVEVPPGISDRLRDALLAPL; encoded by the coding sequence ATGTCCGTCATCCACACCCCGGAGCCCGACGAGGCGACCGGCGACGTCGCCGCGATCTACGCCGAGGACGTCGCCGACCTCGGCTACGTGCCCGACTACACCCGCGTCATGGCGATGAACCCCGAGGCGTACCGCGCCTGGGAGCAGCTCGGCCGCACCATCAAGCGCTCCCTGGGGGCGCACCGGTTCGAACTCGTCACGCTGGCCGCGGCGCAGGGCACGCACTCGCAGCACTGCCGGCTCGCCCACGGCCGCAAGACGCTCGGACTGATGGACGAGGGAGAGCTGGAGGCGGTCGCGCGCGACTACCGCACGGCCGGCCTCACGGAGGCCGAGGTCGCGATGATGGAGTTCGCCGAGCGGATCAGCACCGACTCGACCGGCATCACCGACGCGGACCTCCTGCACCTGCGCGAGGTGGGCTTCACCGACCGCGAGATCGTCGACATCACCCTCGCGGCCGCCGCCCGCAACTACTTCAGCCGTGCGATCCAGGCACTCGGCGCCGCGGTGGAGGTGCCGCCCGGGATCAGCGACCGGTTGCGCGACGCGCTGCTGGCGCCGCTGTGA
- a CDS encoding DUF488 domain-containing protein yields MSAPGAVVRIRRVYDEPEAADGYRVLVDRLWPRGLSKERAQLDLWLKEVAPSTELRRWFHGEHPPFEAFAERYRAELAGNPALEELRAVVHAHPAVTLLVAVHDPDQNHARVLLPLL; encoded by the coding sequence GTGAGCGCTCCCGGCGCCGTCGTTCGCATCCGCCGCGTGTACGACGAGCCGGAGGCGGCCGACGGCTACCGCGTCCTGGTCGACCGCCTGTGGCCACGCGGGCTCAGCAAAGAGCGGGCGCAGCTCGACCTCTGGCTCAAGGAGGTCGCGCCGTCGACCGAGCTGCGCCGCTGGTTCCACGGCGAGCACCCGCCGTTCGAGGCGTTCGCCGAGCGGTACCGCGCCGAGTTGGCGGGCAACCCCGCGCTGGAGGAGCTGCGCGCGGTCGTCCACGCGCATCCCGCGGTCACCCTGCTGGTCGCGGTGCACGACCCCGACCAGAACCACGCCCGGGTCCTCCTCCCCCTCCTCTAA
- a CDS encoding glycoside hydrolase 5 family protein — translation MSRDPRDRPSPVLAVDGEPAIWLGANFWSRTGGPLMWTRYDPAVVREELRVLAEHGLNMTRSFFYWPDFQPTPDTLDEQCVANFADFLDAHVEAGMTTVPTYLVGHMSGENWDPVWREGRDLYRDVWFVGRQAWYVRELTRRFAEHPAVAGWLLTNEVPIYGGEAPRPIVAAWASLLVDAVRAGGGTQPVAVGDGAWGIETTGHDNGFSVGDLAEFTDFVGPHVYRMETDQVRQHLKAAYIAELCATGPLTGGRGLPVVMEEFGLTSDFVSDEGAASYYRQLLYNTLLAGATGWIAWNNTDYDDLVAQRPYSHHPFELHFGITDRTGAPKPPLRELARFAEDIAALDLPTARRAPVDAAIVVPSHLAADYPFTNEEERAHIVATGEQAYVAAHEAHLPVAVVREREDGGLPAGYGLYLLPSVKQLCGPSWYQLEELARGGATVYASYSHGTSGVQRGPWWANTEALFGVRPASAYGLAEPVGDDVVTLRFVEDFGTLHAGETLTVRAAGNENARTYLPVTVTSGRVVAEDAAGRPAIVVNELGAGRAVLSTYPLEAFAAGLPRVNPEETWRLYDALAAVAEAERDVLLDDPLVFADALLTGDGRRVVVFVSQHPDAVTVRPEVAGGELQSLDGAAAPEVQLEPYGVALRVLALE, via the coding sequence GTGAGTCGCGATCCCCGGGACCGGCCGTCGCCCGTGCTCGCCGTCGACGGCGAGCCGGCGATCTGGCTGGGAGCGAACTTCTGGTCCCGCACGGGCGGTCCGCTGATGTGGACGCGGTACGACCCCGCCGTGGTGCGGGAGGAGCTGCGCGTGCTCGCCGAGCACGGGCTGAACATGACGCGCTCCTTCTTCTACTGGCCGGACTTCCAGCCGACGCCCGACACGCTCGACGAGCAGTGCGTCGCGAACTTCGCCGACTTCCTCGACGCGCACGTCGAGGCGGGGATGACGACGGTGCCGACGTACCTCGTCGGCCACATGTCGGGGGAGAACTGGGACCCGGTGTGGCGGGAGGGGCGCGACCTCTACCGCGACGTCTGGTTCGTCGGACGGCAGGCCTGGTACGTGCGCGAGCTGACGAGGCGGTTCGCCGAGCATCCCGCGGTCGCCGGCTGGCTGCTGACCAACGAGGTGCCGATCTACGGCGGGGAGGCGCCGCGGCCGATCGTCGCGGCCTGGGCCTCCCTGCTGGTCGACGCCGTCCGTGCGGGCGGCGGCACGCAGCCGGTGGCGGTCGGAGACGGCGCCTGGGGGATCGAGACCACCGGGCACGACAACGGGTTCTCGGTGGGCGACCTCGCGGAGTTCACCGACTTCGTCGGGCCGCACGTCTACCGGATGGAGACCGACCAGGTGCGGCAGCACCTTAAAGCGGCGTACATCGCGGAGCTGTGCGCGACCGGTCCGCTCACGGGCGGGCGCGGCCTCCCCGTCGTCATGGAGGAGTTCGGGCTCACGAGCGACTTCGTGTCGGACGAGGGCGCGGCCTCCTACTACCGGCAGCTGTTGTACAACACGCTGCTGGCCGGGGCGACCGGCTGGATCGCGTGGAACAACACCGACTACGACGACCTCGTCGCGCAGCGGCCGTACTCGCACCACCCGTTCGAGCTGCACTTCGGCATCACCGACCGCACCGGGGCGCCCAAGCCGCCGCTGCGCGAGCTGGCCCGGTTCGCCGAGGACATCGCGGCCCTCGACCTCCCCACCGCTCGCCGCGCGCCCGTCGACGCCGCGATCGTCGTGCCGTCGCACCTCGCCGCCGACTACCCGTTCACCAACGAGGAGGAGCGCGCCCACATCGTGGCGACCGGCGAGCAGGCGTACGTGGCCGCGCACGAGGCGCACCTCCCCGTCGCGGTCGTGCGCGAGCGCGAGGACGGCGGGCTGCCCGCCGGGTACGGGCTCTACCTGCTCCCCTCGGTCAAGCAGCTCTGCGGACCCTCCTGGTATCAGCTGGAGGAGCTGGCACGGGGCGGGGCGACGGTCTACGCCTCGTACTCGCACGGCACGAGCGGCGTGCAGCGCGGGCCCTGGTGGGCGAACACCGAGGCGCTCTTCGGCGTCCGGCCGGCGAGCGCCTACGGGCTCGCGGAGCCGGTGGGCGACGACGTCGTGACGCTGCGGTTCGTGGAGGACTTCGGCACGCTCCACGCGGGGGAGACCCTGACCGTGCGTGCCGCGGGCAACGAGAACGCGCGCACGTACCTCCCGGTGACGGTGACCTCCGGCCGGGTCGTCGCGGAGGATGCGGCCGGCCGCCCGGCGATCGTGGTCAACGAGCTCGGGGCCGGGCGCGCGGTGCTCTCCACGTATCCCCTGGAGGCGTTCGCCGCGGGCCTGCCGCGGGTCAACCCCGAGGAGACCTGGCGGCTGTACGACGCGCTCGCCGCGGTCGCGGAGGCCGAGCGCGACGTGCTGCTCGACGACCCGCTCGTGTTCGCGGACGCGCTGCTGACGGGCGACGGGAGGCGCGTCGTGGTGTTCGTGTCGCAGCATCCCGACGCCGTCACCGTGCGGCCGGAGGTCGCCGGGGGTGAGCTGCAGAGCCTCGACGGCGCCGCCGCGCCCGAGGTGCAGCTGGAGCCGTACGGCGTCGCCCTCCGCGTCCTCGCGCTGGAGTAG
- a CDS encoding carbohydrate ABC transporter permease — protein sequence MRETTSSHIFRWVVIVFLTIFTVVPLYVMITSSLKPLADVQGAFQWWPTNLTIQPFIDMWSTVPLASYFLNSVIVASAATILSVIIAIFAAYAVSRYRFKGRTVFTTTVLSTQMFPGVLFLLPLFLIFVNINQAVGIQLVGTRWGLVITYLTFSLPFAIWMLAGYFDGIPRDLDEAAKVDGSGPMGALWHVVLPAARPGLIAVAIYSFMTSWGEVLFASVMTTDENRTLAVGLQLYSTQTNVYWNQIMAASLVVSIPIVIAFLLLQRSFVAGLTAGAVK from the coding sequence ATGCGTGAGACCACCTCGTCCCACATCTTCCGCTGGGTCGTCATCGTCTTCCTGACGATCTTCACCGTCGTGCCGCTCTACGTGATGATCACCTCGTCGCTGAAGCCGCTGGCCGACGTGCAGGGCGCCTTCCAGTGGTGGCCGACGAACCTGACCATCCAGCCGTTCATCGACATGTGGTCGACCGTGCCGCTGGCGTCGTACTTCCTGAACAGCGTGATCGTCGCCTCCGCGGCCACCATCCTCAGCGTGATCATCGCGATCTTCGCCGCGTACGCGGTGTCGCGGTACCGGTTCAAGGGGCGCACCGTGTTCACCACGACTGTGCTGTCGACGCAGATGTTCCCCGGCGTGCTGTTCCTGCTGCCGCTGTTCCTCATCTTCGTCAACATCAACCAGGCGGTCGGCATCCAGCTCGTCGGCACCCGGTGGGGGCTCGTCATCACCTACCTCACCTTCTCGCTGCCGTTCGCGATCTGGATGCTCGCCGGGTACTTCGACGGCATCCCGCGCGACCTCGACGAAGCGGCGAAGGTGGACGGCTCCGGCCCGATGGGCGCGCTGTGGCACGTCGTGCTCCCGGCGGCCCGGCCCGGCCTGATCGCGGTCGCGATCTACTCGTTCATGACCAGCTGGGGGGAGGTGCTGTTCGCGTCGGTGATGACGACCGACGAGAACCGGACGCTCGCGGTCGGGTTGCAGCTCTACTCCACCCAGACCAACGTCTACTGGAACCAGATCATGGCGGCCTCGCTCGTGGTCTCCATCCCGATCGTCATCGCGTTCCTGCTGCTGCAGCGCAGCTTCGTCGCCGGGCTGACCGCCGGGGCCGTGAAGTGA
- a CDS encoding carbohydrate ABC transporter permease, whose amino-acid sequence MSTTTTLPPRTADAAPAAPPKRRRRPKGWWLPLVLLAPAIVFELLIHVIPMLTGIWISFLQLTKFYIANWGAAPFVGLKNYTVALDVNTSIGAGLFRSFFVTVGFTILVVGLSWVLGMAAAVALQGKFRGRGFFRTLFLVPYALPLYAGIITWKFMFQKDTGAINHFFFDNLGLGDNKPFWLIGDNAFWAIVIVAIWRLWPFAFLMLMAGLQSIPDEVYEASAVDGARPFRQWRAITLPMLRPVNAVLLLVMFLWTFNDFNTPFVLFGNAQPASGDLISFHIYNASFLTWNFGSGSAMSVLLLLFLLLVSGVYLLVVNRRNRNA is encoded by the coding sequence ATGTCGACGACGACGACCCTCCCGCCGCGCACGGCCGATGCCGCGCCGGCCGCCCCGCCCAAGCGCCGCCGCCGCCCCAAGGGCTGGTGGCTGCCCCTCGTGCTGCTCGCACCGGCGATCGTGTTCGAGCTGCTCATCCACGTCATCCCGATGCTCACGGGCATCTGGATCAGCTTCCTCCAGCTCACCAAGTTCTACATCGCCAACTGGGGCGCAGCGCCCTTCGTCGGGCTCAAGAACTACACGGTCGCGCTCGACGTCAACACGTCGATCGGCGCCGGGCTGTTCCGCTCCTTCTTCGTCACCGTCGGCTTCACGATCCTCGTGGTCGGGCTGTCCTGGGTGCTCGGGATGGCGGCCGCCGTCGCGCTGCAGGGCAAGTTCCGGGGGCGCGGCTTCTTCCGCACCCTGTTCCTCGTGCCGTACGCGCTGCCGCTCTACGCGGGCATCATCACCTGGAAGTTCATGTTCCAGAAGGACACCGGCGCGATCAACCACTTCTTCTTCGACAACCTCGGGCTCGGCGACAACAAGCCGTTCTGGCTGATCGGCGACAACGCCTTCTGGGCGATCGTGATCGTGGCCATCTGGCGGCTGTGGCCGTTCGCCTTCCTGATGCTGATGGCGGGCCTCCAATCGATCCCTGACGAGGTGTACGAGGCCTCGGCGGTCGACGGCGCGCGGCCGTTCCGGCAGTGGCGGGCGATCACGCTGCCGATGCTGCGGCCGGTCAACGCGGTGCTGCTGCTCGTGATGTTCCTGTGGACCTTCAACGACTTCAACACGCCGTTCGTGCTGTTCGGCAACGCGCAGCCCGCGTCGGGCGACCTGATCTCGTTCCACATCTACAACGCGTCGTTCCTGACCTGGAACTTCGGCTCGGGCTCGGCGATGAGCGTGCTCCTGCTGCTGTTCCTGCTGCTCGTCAGCGGTGTGTACCTGCTCGTCGTCAACCGGAGGAACCGCAATGCGTGA
- a CDS encoding ABC transporter substrate-binding protein, with translation MRKRAIAAAAIAAAVSLVVAGCSGSGGGSGSSGSGSTITYWASNQGTSLDNDKQVLTPVLNDFTKQTGIKVKLEVIGWNDLQTRIQTAVTSGQGPDVLNIGNTWAASLQATGAFLPFGDSEMKAIGGEDKFVKTALETGGASGQTVTSVPLYGLAYGLYYNKKMFSDAGVQPPTTWEELVAAAKKVTTGSTYGFSLAAGSYTENAHFAFINSAQNGGAWFDKDGKPTFTTSENVDGIKRYLDLMQADKVVNTSNAQYDNGVQAVNDFATGKVAMILSQNNADSSIVANGMKSDQYGVVPFPSPEGGKPVASHVAGINLSIFKNTKNKDAALKFVKYMTSEDTQATLGKPFATLPVLNGAKATFTDNAEEAATFQKIYNEMSKPLPLVPAEDQFENTVGKAMNDMFAKIATGGTVSDSDIKSALQTAQDQVEQSIG, from the coding sequence ATGAGGAAACGCGCCATCGCGGCAGCGGCCATCGCCGCCGCGGTCTCGCTCGTGGTCGCCGGATGCAGCGGATCGGGCGGCGGCTCGGGCTCGTCGGGGTCGGGTTCGACCATCACCTACTGGGCCAGCAACCAGGGCACCAGCCTCGACAACGACAAGCAGGTCCTGACCCCGGTGCTGAACGACTTCACCAAGCAGACCGGCATCAAGGTCAAGCTCGAGGTGATCGGCTGGAACGACCTGCAGACCCGCATCCAGACCGCCGTGACCAGCGGCCAGGGCCCCGACGTGCTGAACATCGGCAACACCTGGGCCGCGTCGCTGCAGGCGACCGGCGCGTTCCTGCCGTTCGGCGACTCCGAGATGAAGGCGATCGGCGGCGAGGACAAGTTCGTCAAGACCGCGCTCGAGACCGGCGGCGCCTCCGGCCAGACCGTGACCAGCGTCCCGCTGTACGGCCTCGCCTACGGCCTCTACTACAACAAGAAGATGTTCTCCGACGCCGGCGTGCAGCCTCCGACGACGTGGGAGGAGCTCGTGGCGGCGGCCAAGAAGGTCACCACCGGCTCGACGTACGGCTTCTCGCTCGCGGCCGGCAGCTACACCGAGAACGCGCACTTCGCGTTCATCAACTCGGCGCAGAACGGCGGCGCGTGGTTCGACAAGGACGGCAAGCCGACCTTCACGACCAGCGAGAACGTGGACGGCATCAAGCGCTACCTCGACCTGATGCAGGCCGACAAGGTCGTCAACACCTCCAACGCCCAGTACGACAACGGCGTGCAGGCGGTCAACGACTTCGCCACGGGCAAGGTCGCGATGATCCTCAGCCAGAACAACGCCGACTCGTCGATCGTCGCCAACGGCATGAAGTCCGACCAGTACGGCGTGGTGCCGTTCCCGTCGCCCGAGGGCGGCAAGCCGGTCGCCAGCCACGTCGCCGGCATCAACCTGTCGATCTTCAAGAACACGAAGAACAAGGACGCCGCGCTGAAGTTCGTGAAGTACATGACGAGCGAGGACACCCAGGCCACGCTCGGCAAGCCGTTCGCCACGCTGCCGGTGCTCAACGGCGCCAAGGCGACCTTCACCGACAACGCGGAGGAGGCGGCCACCTTCCAGAAGATCTACAACGAGATGTCGAAGCCGCTGCCGCTGGTGCCGGCCGAGGACCAGTTCGAGAACACCGTCGGCAAGGCGATGAACGACATGTTCGCCAAGATCGCCACCGGAGGCACGGTCTCGGACTCCGACATCAAGTCGGCCCTGCAGACCGCGCAGGACCAGGTCGAGCAGTCGATCGGCTGA
- a CDS encoding LacI family DNA-binding transcriptional regulator, producing the protein MSAAGRVTIAGLAARLGLSKASVSYALNGQPGVSDETRERVLALADELGWHPSSSARALSRSLSDTIGIVLRRDPELLGTEPYYMSLLAGVEAELSATGQSLLLRMVGTAPGQDVAVYRRWSAEGRVDGVMLFDITIDDPRPRLLDELGLAFVLHGNREEVAPGRVLRYDAGGDAGLIVRHLAGLGHRRALHIQGPGDFEHEQDRRTAVAAEAVHAGMTVAFETSDYSMAAGERLAARGLAADPGITAVITSNDLLAHGAQAALAAAGRDDVALVAWDDSLLCRLGSRPITALDRSAEEQGRRATRMLLDQLYGLPASVHRAKPSRLVVRSTSLPAREGELTPARGQKTLAENA; encoded by the coding sequence GTGTCCGCTGCGGGACGGGTGACGATCGCCGGGCTGGCGGCGCGCCTCGGCCTGTCCAAGGCGTCCGTCTCCTATGCCCTCAACGGCCAGCCCGGCGTCAGCGACGAGACCAGGGAGCGGGTGCTCGCGCTCGCCGACGAGCTGGGCTGGCACCCGAGCTCGAGCGCCAGGGCGCTGTCGCGGTCGCTGTCGGACACGATCGGCATCGTGCTGCGCCGCGACCCCGAGCTGCTCGGCACCGAGCCGTACTACATGAGCCTGCTCGCGGGGGTGGAGGCAGAGCTCTCGGCGACCGGGCAGTCGCTGCTCCTGCGCATGGTCGGCACCGCCCCCGGCCAGGACGTCGCCGTGTACCGCCGCTGGAGCGCCGAGGGGAGGGTCGACGGCGTGATGCTGTTCGACATCACGATCGACGACCCCCGGCCCCGGCTGCTCGACGAGCTGGGGCTCGCGTTCGTGCTGCATGGCAACCGTGAGGAGGTCGCCCCGGGCCGCGTGCTCCGCTACGACGCGGGTGGCGACGCCGGCTTGATCGTGCGGCACCTGGCCGGGCTGGGTCACCGCCGCGCGCTGCACATCCAGGGGCCGGGCGACTTCGAGCACGAGCAGGACCGGCGCACCGCCGTCGCGGCCGAGGCCGTGCACGCCGGTATGACGGTGGCGTTCGAGACCTCGGACTACTCGATGGCGGCGGGGGAGAGGCTCGCCGCCCGCGGGCTCGCCGCCGACCCTGGGATCACCGCCGTCATCACCTCGAACGACCTGCTCGCGCACGGCGCTCAGGCGGCGCTCGCGGCCGCCGGCCGTGACGACGTCGCGCTCGTCGCGTGGGACGACTCCCTGCTCTGCCGGCTGGGCTCGCGCCCGATCACCGCGCTCGACCGGTCGGCGGAGGAGCAGGGGAGGCGCGCGACGCGCATGCTGCTGGACCAGCTCTACGGCCTCCCCGCCTCCGTGCACCGGGCGAAGCCGAGCCGGCTGGTCGTGCGGTCGACCAGCCTGCCGGCCCGCGAGGGCGAGCTGACCCCCGCCCGAGGGCAGAAAACACTCGCCGAAAATGCTTGA